One part of the Lepeophtheirus salmonis chromosome 14, UVic_Lsal_1.4, whole genome shotgun sequence genome encodes these proteins:
- the LOC121129715 gene encoding uncharacterized protein — MFFKTISYSILFTLSLVYARSTPKGKENNFECRAEGFVRSPESCTEFYRCVDFYGNKIYTPFHFFCPTGTVFDEQLSICNHPWAVPECSSEGAVEIPHSTTVVPTSTVTTSSPEPTTVIDGETFTVVVPSFSFKCTAMGTFPNVNSCSRFWLCKPQDDGGFEPQLFACPLDYNYDTEVRRCLKEEDTNKCEIEESDEVFVRTGIRPIRLRVEQLDRFFKTWNGDV; from the coding sequence atgttttttaaaaccatttctTATTCCATACTATTCACTCTCTCCTTGGTATATGCTCGGTCTACTCCAAAGGGCAAAGAAAATAACTTCGAATGTAGAGCCGAAGGATTTGTTAGGAGCCCCGAGTCCTGTACTGAGTTTTATCGTTGTGTGGacttttatggaaataaaatatatactcctTTCCATTTCTTCTGTCCTACCGGAACCGTTTTCGATGAACAGCTCTCTATCTGCAATCATCCCTGGGCTGTTCCAGAGTGTTCTAGTGAAGGAGCCGTTGAAATCCCTCATAGTACGACAGTAGTTCCTACATCAACTGTTACAACTAGTTCTCCGGAACCAACAACGGTCATTGATGGAGAAACTTTTACTGTAGTAGTGCCAAGTTTTAGTTTCAAATGTACTGCCATGGGAACATTCCCTAATGTGAACTCTTGCTCAAGGTTTTGGTTGTGTAAGCCTCAAGATGATGGTGGATTTGAGCCTCAATTATTTGCTTGTCCTCTTGATTACAACTATGACACCGAAGTGAGAAGATGTCTCAAGGAGGAGGATACAAATAAATGTGAGATTGAAGAGTCAGATGAGGTATTTGTACGAACTGGAATCCGACCAATTCGCTTAAGGGTTGAACAACTGGatagatttttcaaaacatggaaTGGAGACGTTTAG